The following coding sequences lie in one Brettanomyces bruxellensis chromosome 6, complete sequence genomic window:
- the AAC3 gene encoding ADP/ATP carrier protein aac3, whose amino-acid sequence MSTEKKTTEAAPQAGSSNFWVDFLMGGVSAAVAKTAAAPIERVKLLMQNQDEMIKHGTLEHRYTGIGNCFKRTFQEEGLISFWRGNTANVIRYFPTQALNFAFKDKIKRMFGFKKEDGYWRWFGGNLASGAAAGALGLFFVYSLDYARTRLANDAKKASGAGEREFNGLVDVYRKTLKTDGIAGLYRGFVPSVCGIIVYRGLYFGLYDSLKPVVLIGPLQTSFLASFLLGWVVTTTASTISYPIDTIRRRMMMTSGQAVKYNGAADCARQIIQKEGARSLFKGCGANILRGVAGAGVISLYDQLQLLLFGKKFKK is encoded by the coding sequence ATGTCCactgaaaagaaaaccaCAGAGGCAGCCCCACAAGCCGGATCCAGTAACTTCTGGGTTGATTTCTTGATGGGTGGTGTTTCCGCCGCAGTTGCTAAGACAGCTGCTGCTCCTATTGAGAGAGTCAAGTTGTTAATGCAAAACCAGGATGAGATGATCAAGCACGGTACCCTTGAACACAGATACACGGGTATTGGTAACTGTTTCAAGAGAACCTTCCAGGAGGAGGGTTTGATCTCCTTCTGGAGAGGTAACACTGCTAATGTTATCAGATACTTCCCAACTCAGGCTTTGAACTTTGCCTTCAAGGACAAGATTAAGAGAATGTTTGGTTTCAAGAAGGAGGATGGTTACTGGAGATGGTTTGGTGGTAACTTGGCTTCCGGTGCTGCCGCTGGTGCCCTTGGTTTGTTCTTTGTTTACTCTTTGGATTATGCAAGAACTAGATTGGCTAACGATGCCAAGAAGGCTTCCGGTGCTGGAGAGAGAGAGTTCAACGGTTTGGTCGATGTCTACAGAAAGACTTTGAAGACAGACGGTATTGCTGGTTTGTACAGAGGTTTCGTTCCTTCCGTTTGCGGTATCATTGTCTACAGAGGTTTGTACTTCGGTTTGTACGATTCCCTCAAGCCTGTCGTTTTGATTGGACCATTGCAGACTTCCTTCCTTGCCTCATTCTTGTTGGGTTGGGTTGTTACTACCACTGCTTCTACCATTTCTTACCCAATTGATACtatcagaagaagaatgatgatgaccTCTGGTCAGGCCGTCAAGTACAACGGTGCTGCTGACTGTGCCCGCCAGATCATCCAGAAGGAGGGTGCCAGATCCTTGTTCAAGGGTTGCGGTGCTAACATCTTGAGGGGTGTTGCCGGTGCCGGTGTTATCTCCTTGTACGATCAGTTACAGTTGCTCCTTTTCGGTAAGAAGTTCAAGAAATAA